The following coding sequences lie in one Musa acuminata AAA Group cultivar baxijiao chromosome BXJ3-1, Cavendish_Baxijiao_AAA, whole genome shotgun sequence genomic window:
- the LOC135629220 gene encoding exopolygalacturonase-like, with product MPSRYWTAFFTILVVFLCSSSDACKAGQSKCRVFDVTRFGAVRGSQDNSQAFLAAWSAACRFKGKATFVVPKGTFKLSPVQFKGPCYDGASPSVKIRGVLQALPGSSDDNYWIKFSDLNRLSVGGGGEIDGQGADSWSGNKCNKECKLSSTTLKFDRVRDSRVARLSLLNSKAFHIKFHRCDNIDVYGLKISAPWNSRNTDGIHIAVTNGITIRSSIIGTGDDCISVGQGSRNVTISNIICGPGHGISVGSLGRYENEMDVVGLVVKNCTIMHTANGLRIKTWPGSSKSRASGLLFEDINMIDVSNPIFIDQKYCPGNDCSSEPSKVQINDVQFRRIKGTSRTKVAVNLLCSSDAPCSNIELDDIRLECSAGGECRTTSSCTNVKANFSGVQIPSPCL from the exons ATGCCCTCGAGATATTGGACAGCATTCTTCACGATCTTGGTTGTCTTCCTCTGCAGTTCCAGCGATGCCTGCAAAGCCGGCCAATCCAAGTGTCGGGTCTTCGATGTGACTCGCTTTGGAGCCGTTCGTGGATCCCAAGACAACAGTCAG GCTTTCTTAGCGGCTTGGAGCGCTGCATGCCGTTTCAAGGGGAAGGCGACGTTTGTGGTTCCAAAGGGAACCTTTAAGTTAAGCCCTGTGCAGTTCAAAGGCCCATGCTACGATGGCGCATCTCCATCCGTCAAGATCAGAGGAGTCTTGCAAGCCCTCCCTGGTTCTTCCGACGACAACTACTGGATCAAGTTCAGTGACCTGAACAGGTTATCAGTGGGTGGTGGTGGCGAGATCGACGGTCAGGGCGCTGACTCCTGGTCAGGCAACAAATGCAATAAGGAATGCAAGCTATCCAGCACT ACGCTGAAGTTTGACAGAGTACGCGACTCGAGGGTCGCCCGTCTCAGTTTGCTAAACAGCAAGGCGTTCCACATCAAGTTTCACAGGTGCGATAACATCGACGTTTACGGTCTCAAGATCTCCGCCCCCTGGAACAGCCGCAACACCGATGGCATTCATATCGCCGTCACCAACGGCATAACCATCAGAAGCTCCATCATCGGCACCGGCGACGACTGCATCTCCGTCGGTCAAGGTTCAAGGAACGTCACGATATCCAACATCATCTGCGGCCCGGGCCACGGGATCAG TGTGGGAAGCTTAGGCAGGTACGAGAACGAGATGGATGTGGTTGGTTTGGTGGTGAAGAACTGCACGATAATGCACACCGCCAATGGCTTAAGGATCAAGACATGGCCAGGTTCGTCAAAAAGTCGGGCGAGTGGCCTATTGTTCGAGGACATAAACATGATTGATGTCTCTAATCCCATCTTCATCGATCAGAAGTACTGCCCAGGAAACGATTGTTCAAGTGAG CCTTCAAAGGTGCAGATTAACGATGTCCAGTTTCGGAGGATAAAGGGAACGTCTCGGACCAAGGTAGCAGTGAACCTGCTGTGTAGCAGTGATGCCCCCTGCAGCAACATTGAACTCGACGACATCAGGTTGGAGTGCTCGGCTGGTGGGGAATGCAGGACAACCTCGTCATGCACCAACGTGAAGGCCAACTTCTCGGGCGTGCAGATTCCAAGTCCCTGTCTCTAG
- the LOC135628478 gene encoding uncharacterized protein LOC135628478 — MFEGTMSSISPLKCWSLLLAVLCLSTSCCKSDQNAEDIVATALACFNDRYVYSSCQESYRLNAGGTLNIPQEATDGYCGGPCLTETKLVLSCVDNILYNFRFYNGASVRDVRYTLDAGCGHTSKRGDFNVNEHLDDDIDGYGGYYDHGDRVAVPVYLLILFSCVLFL; from the exons ATGTTTGAAGGCACCATGTCTTCCATCTCCCCTCTCAAGTGCTGGTCCCTCTTGCTGGCTGTGCTTTGCTTATCTACGTCTTGTTGCAAGTCAG ATCAAAATGCTGAAGACATTGTTGCAACAGCGTTGGCTTGTTTCAACGATCGTTAC GTTTATAGCAGCTGCCAAGAGTCCTATAGGCTGAACGCAGGGGGGACTCTAAATATCCCTCAAGAGGCAACCGATGGCTACTGCGGTGGGCCGTGTCTCACCGAGACGAAGCTGGTGCTCTCTTGCGTGGACAACATACTCTACAACTTCCGGTTCTACAATGGCGCATCGGTCCGAGATGTGCGTTACACCCTCGACGCAGGCTGTGGCCACACCAGTAAGAGAG GGGACTTCAACGTTAATGAACACCTggatgatgatattgatggctATGGTGGGTACTATGATCATGGAGACAGAGTCGCCGTCCCCGTTTACTTGCTGATACTCTTCAGCTGTGTTCTGTTTCTGTAA